A single region of the Nicotiana sylvestris chromosome 6, ASM39365v2, whole genome shotgun sequence genome encodes:
- the LOC138870597 gene encoding uncharacterized protein, producing the protein MAVTTRSGRGGDVHASRDNRVPVDEDELQNDEIPLVVEDVVEPSENDDGRIAIDEGEEETQEAVKPSREHVVIDMPEPERSMESETIKMTHQVSAIVHSMAPKLEYPGTSTIPCTIRSADFAKALCDLGASINLMPYSVFMTLGIGQPHPTSMRLQMAVQSMKRPLGIIDDVLVRVDKFILPADFMILDCEVDFEVEATLAVPQKRKRAIGWTLVDIRGISPAFCMHKIILEDDSRPFLEHQRRLNEAMQEVVKKEVIKWLDADVVYPISDSSWTSPVQCVTKNGGTTVVTNDNNELIPTRTVTGWRLSRRQLDVAANLRVEQVNELDEFRLHAYSSSSLYKDKMKYLHDKYARGKEFKVGDMVLLFNSRLRLFPGKLKSKWSCPFEVVGITPFGAIDLKNKNGEVFRVNGHRVKHYFGKIDDSHVVARIHLK; encoded by the exons atggcagtgacaacacgaagtggaagaggcggtgatgtgcatgcctcaagagatAACCGAGTTCCGgtagatgaagatgagttgcaaaatgatgagattccgttggtagttgaggatgttgtcGAACCAAGTGAAAATGATGATGGGAGAATTGCaattgatgagggtgaggaggagactcaagaggccgtgaaaccgtctagggaacacgtcgtcattgatatgcccgaaccggag agatcaatggagtctgagacaatcaagatgacccatcaagtgagcgcaattgtgcattctatggctccaaaACTTGAGTATCCCGGCACAtccactatcccatgtaccattagaagtgccgactttgcaaaagccctttgcgacttgggggcaagtatcaatttaatgccatattcggtcttcatgaccttgggaatcggacaacctcaTCCAAcctctatgaggcttcaaatggcggttcaatcaatgaagcggcctttgggaattattgatgatgtccttgttcgtgttgataagttcatattgccagcCGATTTcatgatcttggattgtgaagtggattTTGAG gttgaagccactttggcggttcctcaaaagcgcaagcgggcaattggatggaccttggtggatattcggggtattagccccgcattttgcatgcacaagataatattggaggatGATTCTAGGCCGtttcttgaacatcaaaggagactcaatgaagccatgcaagaggtggttaaaaaggaagtcatcaagtggcttgacgccgatgtggtgtatccaatttctgatagttcgtggacttctccagtACAATGTGTGACAAAAAATGGAGGAACGACTGTGGTgactaatgacaataatgaacttattccgactcgcactgtgacgggttggagg CTTTCAAGACGCCAATTG gatgtagctgcaaatcttcgggtggagcaagtgaatgaacttgatgagtttaggttacatgcttactccagctcgtccttgtataaggacaagatgaagtaccttcatgacaagtatgccaGAGGAAAGGAATTCAAAGTGGGTgatatggttcttcttttcaattcccggttgaggttatttccgggcaagttgaagtcCAAGTGGAGCTgcccttttgaagtggttgggataactccctttggtgccattgatctcaaaaataaaaatggtgaagtgtTCCGAGTCAATGGGCATCGCGTCAAGCATTATTTcggaaagattgatgacagccacgtggtggcgcgcattcatttgaaatga